The Candidatus Jidaibacter acanthamoeba genome has a window encoding:
- the fliI gene encoding flagellar protein export ATPase FliI, with protein MNNILKKIAEEVNNIPDVIIKGKVSGIKGLIISVRGLRKFASIGSRCEIFSNGGKITSAEVVAINAHEILLMPFDDVTGISANDDVVLKAAEQSVYPSLEWLGRVVNAFGEPIDDKGALKKGTTPYFLKRSPPPSQSRTRVGEKMNVGIRAINTFLSLCRGQRMGVFAGSGVGKSMMIAMLAKYAETDVKVIGLIGERGREVQEFIEDYLGEEGLARSIVVVATSDESALLRRQAANLTLSLCEYFSDQGKEVLCMMDSVTRYAMALREIGLSVGEPPTAKGYTPGVFAELPRLLERAGPMLKGKGAITALFSVLVEGDDHNEPVADAVRGIIDGHIVLDRNIAARRYPAIDILKSVSRMIPKCNNEYENKLISKSRGLISTFEEMADMIRIGAYKKGADPLVDEAIKYREGLENFLNQAYNEHDDLESSYLKLAGAIDFKPNA; from the coding sequence ATGAATAATATCTTAAAAAAGATTGCCGAAGAAGTGAACAATATACCAGACGTTATTATAAAAGGCAAAGTTTCCGGTATAAAAGGGCTAATTATTTCCGTTCGGGGCTTAAGGAAGTTTGCGAGCATCGGCTCAAGATGTGAGATTTTCTCAAACGGGGGTAAAATAACTTCTGCTGAGGTGGTCGCAATTAATGCTCATGAAATACTGCTTATGCCTTTTGATGATGTAACGGGAATCAGCGCTAATGACGATGTTGTCTTAAAAGCTGCCGAACAATCGGTTTATCCGAGCCTGGAATGGCTGGGAAGAGTAGTGAATGCTTTCGGTGAGCCAATTGATGATAAAGGAGCATTAAAAAAAGGAACTACTCCTTATTTTCTAAAAAGATCCCCTCCTCCTTCGCAGTCAAGAACAAGGGTCGGCGAGAAAATGAATGTAGGAATTAGGGCAATAAATACTTTTTTAAGCTTGTGCAGAGGGCAGAGAATGGGAGTATTTGCAGGTTCGGGGGTAGGTAAATCCATGATGATCGCAATGCTTGCCAAGTATGCTGAAACTGATGTTAAGGTTATCGGGCTAATCGGGGAAAGGGGTAGAGAAGTTCAGGAATTCATTGAAGATTATTTAGGCGAAGAAGGGCTTGCACGCTCGATCGTAGTAGTTGCAACATCTGATGAATCTGCACTACTTAGAAGGCAAGCTGCAAATCTTACACTTTCCTTATGCGAATATTTTAGTGACCAAGGGAAGGAAGTGTTATGCATGATGGATAGTGTCACCCGCTATGCCATGGCATTAAGGGAGATAGGCCTTTCCGTCGGTGAGCCCCCGACCGCTAAAGGTTATACGCCGGGAGTGTTTGCCGAGCTTCCGAGATTACTTGAAAGGGCCGGGCCTATGCTTAAGGGGAAGGGAGCAATAACTGCGCTATTTAGCGTGCTGGTTGAAGGAGATGACCACAATGAGCCGGTCGCCGATGCGGTAAGGGGGATTATAGACGGGCATATTGTGCTTGACAGAAACATCGCTGCCAGGCGATATCCGGCAATTGATATTCTAAAAAGCGTTTCCAGGATGATCCCGAAATGTAACAATGAATATGAAAACAAATTAATCAGTAAATCGAGAGGGCTTATTTCAACATTTGAGGAAATGGCGGATATGATTAGAATCGGTGCTTATAAAAAGGGGGCCGATCCTTTGGTGGATGAAGCAATTAAATATCGGGAAGGACTGGAAAATTTTTTGAATCAAGCTTATAATGAGCATGACGATCTAGAATCATCTTATCTGAAACTAGCCGGAGCAATTGATTTCAAACCTAATGCATAA
- a CDS encoding cytochrome c-type biogenesis protein, whose product MHKILFIILVIFCSNFASAFEAILVDPRQEMRAKSLFTLIRCTQCKGQSIKDSNAKIALIIRQNVRKQIEDGKTDAEILEFLEARYGEEINMNPKINKKNIILWVLPLLMLLIGGYLTLRKAKILGV is encoded by the coding sequence ATGCATAAAATTTTATTTATTATATTAGTTATATTTTGCAGCAACTTTGCCTCAGCATTTGAAGCAATTTTAGTCGACCCACGACAAGAAATGAGAGCAAAAAGTTTGTTTACTCTAATCCGCTGTACTCAATGCAAAGGGCAGTCGATTAAGGATTCTAATGCAAAGATTGCACTTATAATCAGGCAAAACGTACGTAAACAAATAGAAGATGGAAAAACCGACGCGGAAATATTAGAGTTTCTTGAAGCCAGATATGGTGAAGAGATAAATATGAACCCGAAGATTAATAAAAAAAATATTATATTATGGGTTCTTCCTTTATTAATGCTTTTAATTGGGGGATATCTGACTTTAAGGAAAGCTAAGATTTTGGGTGTTTAG
- a CDS encoding zeta toxin family protein gives MKTTIRVDEYLAALRDENGVCDPARFTIIDHSERDELEIAEIVAATGVKNVIDIINFTPNRIAFQNTIASVVSNIQIGDERDFHPLVKQIYNNKVIPKLNIFIEKQLPLITNYVDKEVGAAIATLDRPPYKEPFSSLNPIATKVEEIKTLVDKRIASGKYKLGEFNLGETRKTIIEKIAKDAIKKEILENIIEVTVNEVVQDIIKEKAAFKLPESQKKEGEENIIVVRPISMHSGSERHTFMLAGAPACGKGTAESLMIEQAGNLGVTWNDVIKLNTDNYRSLLSENSRLGTEVWKHAQLNHDEARLVTYKIIKTQRDRVQTGQAPHILFDGVAPSQEKIDLGTADGGRVHIKMVSLEPEISIKRADERGKRTGRFVPTSFILESHKEAPGNLQNIIAGNIGQDIEFELYDTDVPLGARPKLVKSGNLKTGEIIVHDLSSACTFHGRKYLNANAQEIRNIWPEGEKALSNEFLETYLSNHGLQVEVQYQGKSVLRLQEGIVYGSEKQELKQALHDEVFIKAVNKESRHAEAQIENILKLSEQAFEIESLRNHNITENYNEPIIPLILQHKLHSQVPPLVNGYSSMPSGNALTLLGAVISPIAMLAGSSAQVMGNATTSLTSAVSYDPLAYGIVLGASALIAGISGYFLYNKAAEIDEKWKLKHNEEKDTFKIKLVNEKKENKMLNNSINK, from the coding sequence ATGAAAACAACTATAAGAGTAGATGAGTATTTAGCTGCCCTTCGGGATGAAAACGGGGTTTGTGATCCGGCTAGGTTTACTATTATTGATCACTCCGAAAGGGATGAATTGGAAATTGCTGAAATTGTGGCTGCAACAGGAGTAAAAAACGTCATTGATATAATTAATTTTACCCCTAATAGAATAGCCTTCCAGAATACTATCGCTTCTGTAGTTAGCAATATTCAAATAGGAGACGAACGCGATTTTCATCCTCTAGTTAAACAAATATACAACAATAAAGTTATACCTAAGTTAAATATATTTATTGAAAAACAGCTTCCTCTCATTACTAATTATGTTGATAAAGAAGTAGGAGCTGCTATAGCAACCTTAGACCGACCTCCATACAAGGAGCCCTTTTCTAGCCTTAATCCTATAGCGACTAAAGTGGAAGAAATAAAAACCTTAGTAGATAAAAGAATTGCATCCGGTAAATATAAGCTTGGAGAGTTTAACTTAGGCGAAACAAGAAAAACAATTATAGAGAAGATTGCTAAAGATGCTATAAAAAAAGAAATTCTGGAGAATATAATTGAAGTTACCGTTAATGAGGTTGTACAAGACATAATAAAAGAGAAAGCGGCATTTAAGCTTCCTGAAAGTCAAAAAAAGGAAGGCGAAGAGAACATTATTGTAGTAAGACCTATTAGTATGCATTCAGGCAGTGAACGCCACACCTTTATGTTAGCCGGCGCCCCGGCATGCGGCAAGGGAACAGCGGAAAGTTTGATGATCGAGCAAGCTGGTAATTTGGGAGTTACTTGGAATGACGTAATAAAGTTGAATACGGATAATTACCGTTCATTGTTATCGGAAAACAGCCGATTGGGAACTGAAGTATGGAAACATGCCCAGTTGAATCATGACGAAGCCAGATTGGTTACTTACAAAATAATTAAGACGCAACGCGATAGGGTGCAAACCGGGCAAGCGCCCCACATACTGTTTGACGGGGTTGCTCCTTCTCAAGAAAAAATTGATTTGGGAACAGCGGATGGTGGCCGGGTTCATATTAAAATGGTTTCACTTGAACCTGAGATATCAATTAAACGTGCTGATGAAAGAGGAAAGAGAACAGGAAGATTCGTACCGACAAGTTTTATTTTAGAATCCCACAAGGAAGCGCCGGGAAATTTACAAAATATAATTGCCGGAAATATTGGGCAAGACATAGAGTTTGAGTTATATGATACCGATGTACCGCTTGGGGCAAGGCCGAAATTAGTTAAGAGCGGAAACCTAAAAACAGGCGAAATAATCGTACATGACCTTTCAAGCGCCTGTACTTTTCACGGAAGAAAGTATTTGAATGCTAATGCTCAGGAAATAAGGAATATTTGGCCGGAAGGCGAGAAAGCATTATCTAATGAATTTTTAGAAACTTATCTGTCAAATCATGGTCTGCAAGTAGAGGTGCAATATCAAGGTAAATCGGTTTTAAGACTACAGGAAGGAATAGTTTACGGTAGTGAAAAGCAAGAGTTAAAGCAGGCATTGCATGATGAGGTATTTATAAAAGCTGTAAATAAAGAATCTCGACATGCCGAAGCGCAAATAGAAAATATATTAAAATTATCAGAGCAAGCATTTGAAATAGAGTCGTTGAGGAATCATAATATTACGGAAAATTATAACGAACCTATAATACCGCTTATTTTACAGCATAAATTGCATTCTCAAGTCCCTCCTTTAGTTAATGGCTATTCAAGCATGCCTTCCGGTAATGCATTAACCTTATTGGGTGCCGTCATATCTCCTATCGCGATGTTAGCAGGCTCTTCAGCGCAAGTTATGGGAAATGCTACCACCTCTTTAACAAGTGCGGTAAGCTATGATCCTTTAGCATACGGCATTGTATTAGGAGCTTCCGCATTAATTGCGGGGATTTCAGGATATTTTCTTTATAACAAAGCAGCTGAGATAGATGAAAAATGGAAATTGAAGCATAATGAAGAAAAAGATACTTTTAAAATTAAACTTGTAAATGAAAAAAAAGAGAATAAAATGCTAAATAATTCAATAAATAAATAA